TGATTACAGTCAAAGACTTTGCTGATGTGTTAGAAAGGGATCATATTTTGCTGGTGAGCGGCGGCAGGCAAAATATGAATAGAGAGATTGCCTATTTAACCAGCATGGAGCTTACAGAAAAAACATCCCGTATGAAAGAAAAAGGGTTTGTTATGACTACGTTTCATGCATTTAAAGATGTGAATCAAATGATTAGCCATTTAGAATGGATGCAGGAGATCGGAATCAGTGCAATTGGTTTTCATACAGCAGCATTGAAAACAATTCCAAAGGAAGTTATTGATTACTCCCATACCCATTCTTTCCCGCTTTTTGAAATCCCCCAAGAGGTCCCTTACTATATCATCCACGAAAAATACAATAAGCTAGTTAATCAAAGGGAAAATGAACAGGCTTCGAAAATCCATAAATTAAATGAAAAACTGATGGAAATTGTTCTGCTGGAAAAGGATTTAAATTCGATTGTAAAAGTAATAGGAGAATATATAAACAATGTTGTGTGCGTATTAGATCCGTATTTTGATTTGATGGCATATTGGAAGACGAAAGAGCAAACCAGAGATGAGATTAAGCACCTGATTAATTTAATCATAAACCAGCATAAAGAGAACGTGTTAAAAGTGCGCTTCACCAATCGTGAAACCAATATAGCAGTGAAAATGGATGGTCTTGCTGAACAGAATTTCAAGGTAGCCCCGCTGTTTTCTAAGATGAACTTTCTTGGTTATCTGATTATTTGTCAAAATGGAACAACCGATAAGTATTCAGAAGAGGTCATTAAGAATGGTATTCGTGCTTTAAGCTTAGCTGCCTATAATAAAAATACATTGCTCCACTATCAAAAAAGCAAAGATAGCGAAATGCTTGAAGGTATTTTTCAAGGTGAGTCCGATGATAAGAGTCTATCTGACTTTTATATGGATCTTAAGAAGGTAAGATGCATTTTCCAGGTGCAATCCTCCTCTCCGGAAACACTTCAGTCAAAACTTCAAATGCTTTCTGAGAGTTTAATAGAAAATGAAACAAACTCCCGATTATGGATTTATAACAGAAAAATTGTCGGGGTGATTGATTCGATTTTAGACAGAGACAGGTTAGCAAAAATGCTGACAGATTATCCAGGAATCCGTATCGGTGTAAGTGCGATAGACGAGGTGAACCATTGCAGTAAATTGAAAGCGATGTATGACCAATCATCTGTTGGATTGCTGCATGGCCAAATCCATGATGAACAATTGGTGTTTTGGGATGAGATGGGGATTGAAAAAATAGCCTATAACTTACAATCCCATCACTTGTTTCAAAACTTTGATGAAGAATTACTGGGTCCATTGTTTGCCTATGATCAGGAAAAAAATGCTTCCTTAACTGAAACGCTGTATACATACTTAAAACATTTTTTCAATCTGCAAAAATCGAGCGGTGAATTATTTGTGCATCCAAATACGGTAAAGTACAGATTGCAGAAAATATACGAAATAATGCAAGTAGATATTCAAAATCCATCCAATTATTCCATGCTGATGCTGGCATTTTCCATACATAGCTATAAACAGAAGGCAGATCCATTTCAATAGAATTGTTTAAAAGAGACAAATTACTGTCTCTTTTTTGTTTGTAGTGTACAATGATAAAAAATCTTTCTATTGTTATGATTTTGAATAATCAAACAATAGGAGGGCTTTACAATGCCGGCAAACACGAAATGGATCTTAATAAATGGCAGCATTATTGACGGGCTAAATGATGAGGTGGTGGAGAATTCATACATTAAGGTTGAAAATGGGAAAATTACAGAGGTGCAGCGAGGGGAGCCAGGTGAAACAGAAGGGTTTGAAGTCATTGATTGTACCGGAAAACATATACTTCCCGGCCTGATTGACTGTCATGTACATCTCGTTTGGAATGGCAGTGCAGACCCGCAATCTGTCATAAAAAACGAAGAAAATGACAGAATCGCTTTAGAAGCCTACAAGCATGCATTAGATACACTGAAATTAGGAGTCACTACGGTAAGAGATTTGGGTGCACCGGATCGCACTGTATTACATGTAAGGAATGTCATTGATTCCGGCTTGCTTGCAGGACCTACCATTATTGCTTCTGGAGCACCTATTTGTATGACAGGCGGACATGTTTATTATTTAGGCTATGAATCGGACGGGCCGGACGAAGTCCGCAAGAATACTAGAAGGGTGCTTAAAGAAGGGGCGGACCTGGTGAAGGTGATGGCAACGGGCGGTATTTATACCAAAGGGGAAGAACCTGGTTCCGTCCAATTAACAATTGAAGAACTGAGTGCTGCAAAAGAAGAGGCACTTAAGAAAAATAAGAAGGTCTCCGCCCATGCAGATGGAATTGAAGGAATCATGAATTGTTTAGAGGTCGGGATTGACACAATTGAACATGGAATTTACGCAGATCGTCAGGCTCTTGAAATCATGAAAAATCAGGGAACCTTTTTAGTGCCGACAATGGCTGTCATGAGACAGCTTATTAGCAGCCCGGACATTCCGGCATATGCTCTTGAGAAAGCGAAGCAGGTAGTGGGACCGCATTTCTCGATGCTGCAGGAGGCTGTTCAAATCGGAGTGAAGATTGCGACAGGTACTGACTGTGGCTCTCCATTAACCCCGCCTCGCTATTATTATGATGAATTAGCGATTATGCATGAAGCGGGAATGTCGGAAATGGAAGTCATCAAAGCATCTACGAATGTTGCCGCTGAATGTCTCGGGATTGAAGATCAGCGCGGCAGTATTTCTCCAGGAAAGTTTGCCGATTTGCTGATTGTAGACAGCAATCCTTTAAATGATTTAAATAGTTTGCGGGGAGACAAGCTGGTTATGAAAAATGGTGTTTTGGTCAGCTGAAGTCTTCACGATGCTGAAACGGAAACTGCAACGGGGCTCTGCAAGTGCGGGGTCTCCCTTGGATACCATTAAATAGGAAACATGGTTCACTGTTCCAGGATAAAATCTGTTTTAAGCTTCCACACAGCCTTATATAAAAATAGTAAAAGGAGTGAGCTTATTGAACACTTATTTAGTTGCAGTCATTCTTTATCTGATCCTGATGGCGCTGATTGGTGTGTATTTCGCAAAAAAATCGGTGAAAAACAGTGATGATTTCATGGTTGCAGGACGAAGTCTGCCTCTATTCGTTGTAATGGGTACTCTTCTGGCAACGTTTGTCGGCTCTGGAACTGTCGTCGGCGGAGCAAGCTTTATTTACCAATACGGACCGTTTGCCGCTATTTTTAATCTGTCAGGCGGAATTGTTGGAGCGATCATTCTGTATTTTATAGCTTCTAAAATCCGCCAGATTGAAATCTATACAGTACCAGATCTTTTGGAACGGCGCTTTGGAAAAACAGCACTTTATATATCATCCGTTATTATCATCTTTGCCTTTGTCGGAATAACAGCTTATCAGTTTACAGGCGGAGCCTATGTGCTGCAATTAACTACCGGCATTCCATTGGAAGTTGGAGCCATTATTATGTGTGCACTGGTTATCTTTTTAACCGTAAGCGGCGGTCTATTTTCAGTTGCGTATACGGATGCACTTAGTGCCATTCTCATTATCATTGGCTTTCTTTTTGGGGTTCCCTTTGCATTGAATGCTGTTGGGGGATTTGAAGGATTATCTCTATCTTTGCCTGAAATGAATAAGACCTGGAATGGCGGTTTATCATTTCCTCAGCTTCTCGGCTTCTTCCTGCCATTGTTTTTACTCGTTTTGGGTGATCAAAACATGTACCAGCGATTTTCCGCTGCAAAAGATCCGAATGTAGCCCGGAAATCCACGATCGGATTTTTTGTTGGCAGTGTGTTTGTCATTAGTTTAACCATCATCTTAGCAACTACCTCCATTGTGCTTTTTCCGGACATAAAACCCGATACAGCCATTTTATCCCTTGCGATCGATGGTGTCCCCCTTGTAGTCGGATTGCTTATTCTCTGTTCAGCCGTTGCCTTTATTATCACAACAGCCACTTCTTATCTGTTATCAGCATCAGGAAATATCGTTAGTGACTTAATCCAGCGCTCAAGTAAAAGCAAGCTATCAGAGAGTAAACTTCTATGGTACAACCGTGTCATTGTCGTGATTTTAGGGGTCCTTGCGTATGTATTAGGGCAATTCTTCCCAAGTGTCCTGGCCATCCAAATGTAATCGTATACGATGTATGGCGCGTCCTTAACTCCTGCCATTCTGGCAACCGTATTATGGAAGAATGCCACAAAAGCAGGCGTGATCAGCTCCATGATTGTGGGTGGGTCTGCAACTATGATCTGGGAAATCGGCCTTGACCGGCCTTTAGATTGGAATAGTGTCCTGTTTGCCTTGCCATTGTCCGTTTTAACACTCATTATTGTCAGCCTGTTAACCAGAAACAAAAATGTCTCAGCAGACCTTACGACAGATCATACAAGCTAAAAGGATTTTAAAAGGAGTTGGAAAGCGTGAATTCAACGAAACGAATCAATCGATTAAAAGAGTATATGAAAGAACAAGCCATTTCTGCTGTATTTGTCTTTAATCCTGACCATCAATTTTATTTAACGAATTTTAAAGCTTTAATTTATTCACGGCCCATCATCTTTCATTTACAGGAAAAGACAGCCATGATTGTTCCTGGCCTTGAAGAAACCCATGCAATGGAACATTCACATGCAGATGATGTGCTGGTCTATTATGAGCATCCTGATGCTGGCAGGGATGAGACATCACATATGGAGCATATAAGTGCATTGGTAAAACAAAGTCCTAAATCATCAAAAATTGGTGTGGATTTAGCCTTTATTCCTGGTGAGGTTCTTCTCTATCTTCAGGTATCAGGCTATCAGGTAGTTGACATCGGGCAATTCATTTATCAAATGCGATTTATCAAAGATGAAGATGAAATTCACATGCTGGAGCAGGCCGGACAATTAGTGAACCTTGCAGTAAGCAAGTCATTAGCGCAAATTCAAGCGGGAACTACAGAAATGGAAATAGATGCAGCGGGAAATGCGGCCCTGTTTGAAGTAACTGCGGCCCAATATCCGGATTCAGTTATTGATATTGTGGTTATGTCACCTTCTGGGTTAAAACGAAGCATCATGCCGCACGTCTTCTCCAACACAAGAAAAATTGAAGCGGGAGATGTCATTATTCACAGCAGACAGGTTGGGCTAAATGGATATCGAGCAGAGTTAGAGAGAACCGTGATTGTCGGAAAGCCGACTTCCCAACAGGAAAAAGCGTTTCAGGCTGCGATAGAATCTCAGCAGCGTGCGATTGATTTTATTAAGCCAGGTGTGAAATTTTCAGAGGTAGATGGTGTTGCCCGTGAAGTGTTTGAAAAAGCGGGACTGGAAAAATATGCGATTCACCGTACCGGACACGGAATAGGTATATCAGCTCATGAGCAGCCATTTTTGCGTTATGACCATCATGATGTGGTAGAGGAAGGAATGGCATTCTCGATTGAACCCGGGATTTATATACCTGGGGTTGGCGGTTTTAGACACTCTGATACTGTTCTTATTACATCTGATGGATGCCGATTAATTACAGAATATCCGTGTGATATGGAGTCGCTGCTTTTCTAAATCATATATCAAACGAGAAAGGGAGAAGTATTGTACTTCTTCCTTTTAAAAGTGATAGGAGGAACATGTGATGGAGTTTGTAATT
This window of the Cytobacillus pseudoceanisediminis genome carries:
- a CDS encoding helix-turn-helix domain-containing protein; translated protein: MITVKDFADVLERDHILLVSGGRQNMNREIAYLTSMELTEKTSRMKEKGFVMTTFHAFKDVNQMISHLEWMQEIGISAIGFHTAALKTIPKEVIDYSHTHSFPLFEIPQEVPYYIIHEKYNKLVNQRENEQASKIHKLNEKLMEIVLLEKDLNSIVKVIGEYINNVVCVLDPYFDLMAYWKTKEQTRDEIKHLINLIINQHKENVLKVRFTNRETNIAVKMDGLAEQNFKVAPLFSKMNFLGYLIICQNGTTDKYSEEVIKNGIRALSLAAYNKNTLLHYQKSKDSEMLEGIFQGESDDKSLSDFYMDLKKVRCIFQVQSSSPETLQSKLQMLSESLIENETNSRLWIYNRKIVGVIDSILDRDRLAKMLTDYPGIRIGVSAIDEVNHCSKLKAMYDQSSVGLLHGQIHDEQLVFWDEMGIEKIAYNLQSHHLFQNFDEELLGPLFAYDQEKNASLTETLYTYLKHFFNLQKSSGELFVHPNTVKYRLQKIYEIMQVDIQNPSNYSMLMLAFSIHSYKQKADPFQ
- a CDS encoding metal-dependent hydrolase family protein, which encodes MPANTKWILINGSIIDGLNDEVVENSYIKVENGKITEVQRGEPGETEGFEVIDCTGKHILPGLIDCHVHLVWNGSADPQSVIKNEENDRIALEAYKHALDTLKLGVTTVRDLGAPDRTVLHVRNVIDSGLLAGPTIIASGAPICMTGGHVYYLGYESDGPDEVRKNTRRVLKEGADLVKVMATGGIYTKGEEPGSVQLTIEELSAAKEEALKKNKKVSAHADGIEGIMNCLEVGIDTIEHGIYADRQALEIMKNQGTFLVPTMAVMRQLISSPDIPAYALEKAKQVVGPHFSMLQEAVQIGVKIATGTDCGSPLTPPRYYYDELAIMHEAGMSEMEVIKASTNVAAECLGIEDQRGSISPGKFADLLIVDSNPLNDLNSLRGDKLVMKNGVLVS
- a CDS encoding sodium:solute symporter family protein, whose translation is MNTYLVAVILYLILMALIGVYFAKKSVKNSDDFMVAGRSLPLFVVMGTLLATFVGSGTVVGGASFIYQYGPFAAIFNLSGGIVGAIILYFIASKIRQIEIYTVPDLLERRFGKTALYISSVIIIFAFVGITAYQFTGGAYVLQLTTGIPLEVGAIIMCALVIFLTVSGGLFSVAYTDALSAILIIIGFLFGVPFALNAVGGFEGLSLSLPEMNKTWNGGLSFPQLLGFFLPLFLLVLGDQNMYQRFSAAKDPNVARKSTIGFFVGSVFVISLTIILATTSIVLFPDIKPDTAILSLAIDGVPLVVGLLILCSAVAFIITTATSYLLSASGNIVSDLIQRSSKSKLSESKLLWYNRVIVVILGVLAYVLGQFFPSVLAIQM
- a CDS encoding M24 family metallopeptidase, with protein sequence MNSTKRINRLKEYMKEQAISAVFVFNPDHQFYLTNFKALIYSRPIIFHLQEKTAMIVPGLEETHAMEHSHADDVLVYYEHPDAGRDETSHMEHISALVKQSPKSSKIGVDLAFIPGEVLLYLQVSGYQVVDIGQFIYQMRFIKDEDEIHMLEQAGQLVNLAVSKSLAQIQAGTTEMEIDAAGNAALFEVTAAQYPDSVIDIVVMSPSGLKRSIMPHVFSNTRKIEAGDVIIHSRQVGLNGYRAELERTVIVGKPTSQQEKAFQAAIESQQRAIDFIKPGVKFSEVDGVAREVFEKAGLEKYAIHRTGHGIGISAHEQPFLRYDHHDVVEEGMAFSIEPGIYIPGVGGFRHSDTVLITSDGCRLITEYPCDMESLLF